The Nitrosomonas communis genome has a segment encoding these proteins:
- a CDS encoding TonB-dependent receptor: MTQPTSVLHGDNLRRKREISLGDTLSSELGVASSSFGPGAGRPIIRALDGPRIQVLENGISTLDISSLSPDHAVTIETLNTSQIEILRGPATLLYGGGATGGIVNAVTGRIPNQVFKSLKGNFEVRGNTATEERTGALNVNGSFGQTSWSVGGFKRKTSDYDIPGHANINQEVNNEKNVVKNSAVDSQGLSVGSSYIGERGFFGGSIALQESKYGIPTPERPTIELTQARYNLTGELDTPLTGLEKLKVRVGYNDYKHNELESNGEIATRFKNRELETRAEFLHSPIADLKGLFGIQFQDRTFSALGEEAIIPVTKSRSTGLFLIEERSWGNFRFEFGSRYEYATRNPQNNIDRSRAFGLFNGSAGTFWNFIKDYNLGLTATHGQRAPAIEELYINGPHHATGTFQIGDNALHKEATNNLDLSLSKTTGSMRWKVNAFYNRFNNYIFLRNVDTNGDGIADRVDEDGTLNPQGEFQLLNMAQTDATFYGAEAEVIFTLNPDNLELRLFTDYVRGKLNHNDGNVPRTTPQRFGLELNYQQGSWAANLTTIHVLRQNKRAELETSTPGYTLLNLEASYRIKETRSNGIRLFVQGKNLLDEEIRVHTSFLKNFAPLPGRALVAGIRGDF, translated from the coding sequence ATGACTCAACCTACTAGTGTTTTACATGGAGACAACCTTCGCAGAAAGCGTGAGATAAGTCTTGGTGATACGTTATCTAGTGAACTTGGCGTAGCCTCGAGCTCATTTGGACCTGGAGCCGGCCGTCCTATCATCCGCGCTTTGGATGGGCCACGTATTCAGGTACTGGAGAACGGCATCAGCACACTTGATATTTCTTCTCTCAGCCCAGATCACGCCGTCACTATTGAGACGCTTAATACTTCGCAAATTGAAATTCTGCGGGGCCCAGCAACCCTGCTTTATGGTGGAGGGGCAACAGGTGGAATAGTGAATGCTGTAACTGGGCGCATCCCTAATCAAGTGTTTAAATCATTAAAAGGTAATTTTGAAGTACGGGGGAATACTGCAACTGAAGAAAGAACTGGGGCGCTTAATGTAAATGGCAGTTTTGGTCAAACCTCATGGAGCGTCGGCGGCTTCAAGCGTAAAACGAGCGATTACGATATTCCCGGTCATGCCAATATTAATCAGGAAGTTAACAATGAAAAGAATGTAGTCAAAAACAGTGCGGTTGATTCTCAAGGTTTGTCTGTTGGCAGCTCCTATATAGGTGAAAGAGGATTCTTCGGTGGCTCTATCGCATTACAGGAGAGCAAATATGGCATCCCCACTCCTGAAAGGCCTACTATTGAGTTGACCCAAGCTCGTTACAACTTGACTGGGGAGCTGGACACCCCCCTTACCGGCCTTGAAAAACTCAAAGTACGCGTGGGCTACAATGACTATAAACATAATGAACTTGAAAGTAATGGGGAAATCGCGACTCGTTTTAAAAACCGGGAACTGGAAACGCGGGCTGAGTTTTTGCATTCGCCTATTGCTGATTTAAAAGGTTTATTCGGCATACAGTTTCAGGATCGAACATTTTCTGCTTTAGGTGAAGAGGCGATAATACCCGTGACAAAATCACGTTCTACCGGGCTGTTCCTTATCGAAGAACGCAGCTGGGGTAATTTTCGATTTGAATTTGGTAGTCGCTATGAGTATGCAACACGTAATCCACAAAACAACATTGACCGGTCTCGCGCATTCGGTCTGTTCAATGGTTCCGCTGGCACTTTCTGGAATTTTATAAAAGACTATAATTTAGGATTAACAGCAACGCATGGCCAACGCGCGCCAGCGATAGAAGAGCTCTATATAAATGGCCCTCATCATGCCACAGGCACCTTCCAAATTGGCGATAATGCGCTACATAAAGAAGCCACCAATAATCTTGATTTGTCCCTTAGCAAAACTACTGGATCCATGAGATGGAAGGTGAATGCTTTTTATAACCGATTTAACAACTATATTTTTTTAAGAAATGTGGATACGAATGGAGATGGCATTGCGGATCGTGTTGATGAAGATGGAACATTAAATCCACAAGGTGAATTTCAGTTACTGAATATGGCTCAAACAGACGCCACCTTCTATGGAGCAGAAGCGGAAGTTATTTTTACGCTTAACCCGGATAATTTAGAGTTGCGTTTATTCACAGATTATGTACGCGGCAAATTAAACCACAATGATGGAAATGTCCCACGCACTACCCCACAACGTTTTGGATTGGAACTAAACTACCAGCAGGGCTCCTGGGCAGCGAACCTCACGACGATACACGTACTCCGCCAGAATAAACGAGCTGAACTTGAAACCAGCACTCCCGGTTATACGCTACTCAATCTAGAAGCTAGCTACCGCATAAAAGAAACTCGATCAAATGGTATCCGGCTCTTTGTTCAAGGAAAAAATTTGCTTGATGAGGAAATACGTGTTCATACCTCTTTTTTGAAGAATTTTGCACCTTTACCTGGAAGAGCTTTAGTAGCAGGAATAAGAGGTGATTTCTAA
- a CDS encoding SirB2 family protein codes for MMSYTVLKFIHISSVILSYLLFLTRGIWMIHSSAQLQQRWVKIMPHVIDTVLLTSAITLTVLIQQYPLADAWLTAKVAGLLLYIGLGITAFRFGKTYPIKVGAWIMAQIVFFYIVLVALTKNPAIFL; via the coding sequence ATGATGAGCTATACGGTATTAAAATTCATTCATATATCCAGTGTCATACTAAGTTATTTGCTGTTTCTAACACGGGGTATTTGGATGATACATTCATCAGCTCAATTACAGCAACGGTGGGTAAAAATAATGCCACACGTAATTGATACAGTGTTGCTAACCAGCGCAATCACGCTGACAGTCCTGATACAACAATACCCGCTCGCAGATGCTTGGCTGACTGCAAAGGTCGCGGGACTGCTTCTTTATATTGGTTTGGGCATAACAGCATTCAGATTCGGCAAGACCTACCCAATAAAAGTTGGCGCCTGGATTATGGCTCAGATAGTGTTCTTTTATATTGTATTAGTTGCGCTGACTAAAAATCCTGCAATATTCTTATAA
- a CDS encoding SpoIIAA family protein, whose product MITIQKINNLIILAVIGEFTLSDFKEFEDKVLYRSHPEDKINLLFDWRDMVDYTVDVAWEEIKFMREHGSEFNRVAVVTDNQWQAWSAWVSNLFIDADVVVFSDYEEAKEWVSL is encoded by the coding sequence ATGATTACTATTCAAAAAATCAATAACCTGATCATTTTAGCTGTAATTGGGGAATTTACTCTCAGTGATTTTAAAGAATTTGAAGACAAGGTGTTATATCGATCACATCCTGAAGATAAGATAAATTTATTGTTTGATTGGCGTGATATGGTCGATTATACGGTTGATGTCGCTTGGGAAGAGATCAAATTTATGCGTGAGCATGGTAGTGAATTCAATCGGGTCGCGGTCGTTACTGATAATCAATGGCAGGCATGGAGTGCATGGGTATCAAATTTGTTTATCGATGCGGATGTAGTGGTTTTCTCTGATTATGAGGAAGCAAAGGAATGGGTTTCCTTGTAA
- a CDS encoding DMT family transporter, whose protein sequence is MHSLWMLVAGFLFACMGMLVKLGAVYFSSIELVFYRSLIGLFLTYLTMRTRRVSLITEHWKIHCWRGLFGLGGLLLFFYCITQLPLATAVSLNNTWPLFLALLTTIILKERFHWMLVMTVVLGFIGVVLLLRPTLHEDQWQAGLIGLISGILASLAHLNLKQLGKLGESEWVVVFYFTLICTVITGIWLWLTAFSAINSNNLWILVGIGVTATLAQLALTRAYRVGKTIVVSALAYSTVLFAGLWDVLLWHETLPISAWVGMGMIVLGGALSLRSAPISVSRH, encoded by the coding sequence ATGCATTCGCTGTGGATGCTTGTAGCGGGTTTTTTGTTTGCCTGTATGGGAATGTTGGTAAAGCTAGGTGCAGTCTATTTTTCTAGTATCGAGTTGGTGTTTTACCGTTCCTTAATTGGTCTATTTTTAACCTATCTGACCATGCGTACTCGTCGAGTGTCATTGATTACTGAACACTGGAAAATTCATTGCTGGCGTGGACTGTTTGGTCTCGGCGGACTGTTGCTATTTTTTTATTGCATTACACAACTTCCATTAGCAACCGCCGTATCCCTGAATAATACCTGGCCGCTATTTCTAGCATTGTTGACGACAATTATTTTAAAAGAGCGTTTCCACTGGATGTTGGTTATGACAGTCGTACTCGGGTTTATAGGCGTAGTTTTGTTATTACGGCCCACTTTACATGAAGATCAGTGGCAGGCTGGATTAATTGGTCTGATCTCGGGGATTCTTGCAAGCCTCGCCCATCTTAATCTGAAACAGCTCGGTAAACTGGGTGAATCTGAATGGGTAGTGGTTTTCTATTTTACCTTGATCTGTACGGTAATAACCGGTATATGGCTGTGGTTAACTGCATTCAGTGCTATTAATTCGAATAATTTATGGATATTGGTTGGGATTGGTGTAACGGCTACTCTTGCACAGCTAGCGCTTACCAGGGCTTATCGCGTCGGTAAAACTATCGTAGTTAGTGCACTTGCATACAGTACAGTATTATTTGCAGGATTATGGGATGTTCTTTTATGGCATGAGACTTTGCCCATTTCTGCCTGGGTAGGGATGGGGATGATTGTATTAGGAGGGGCATTAAGCCTGAGAAGTGCTCCAATAAGTGTTAGCAGGCACTAG
- a CDS encoding aromatic ring-hydroxylating oxygenase subunit alpha, translated as MSQLLTDLTEKPQQLSVDWYLDPHILELEKQRLFDRGPGYVGHELMVPNIGDYHVMEWMNDANVLVRNENGVELLSNVCRHRQALLLKGRGNARNIVCPIHRWTYAMDGKLLGAPYFNHNPCLNLGKTPLQNWNGLLFTGERNVAHDMINLSVLKDFDFTGHIFDRVHIDHYSCNWKTFIEVYLEDYHVEPFHPGLGHFVDTNKLDWKFGDWYSVQVVGVNPEFDRAGTPVYEKWHKQVLQYNNNQTPPYGAIWLLYYPNVMLEWYPHTLIISTILPTGVESCMNVIEFYYPEEIALFEREFIEAEQAAYFETALEDEEICRLMTMGRRALYKQHINECGPYQMPMEAGMLHFHNFLQREIGSYLC; from the coding sequence ATGTCACAATTGTTGACTGATTTGACTGAGAAACCACAACAACTTTCTGTTGACTGGTATTTAGATCCACATATATTGGAATTAGAAAAACAACGATTATTTGATCGGGGTCCTGGTTATGTCGGACATGAATTGATGGTACCTAATATCGGGGATTACCACGTCATGGAATGGATGAATGATGCCAATGTATTAGTCCGCAACGAGAATGGGGTTGAGCTGTTATCGAATGTGTGTCGTCATCGCCAGGCGCTTTTACTGAAAGGGCGTGGAAATGCCAGAAATATAGTTTGTCCTATCCATCGCTGGACTTATGCAATGGACGGGAAATTACTCGGGGCACCGTATTTTAACCATAATCCCTGTCTGAATTTGGGTAAAACGCCCTTACAAAATTGGAATGGGCTCTTGTTTACAGGTGAACGCAATGTTGCACATGATATGATAAATCTAAGTGTCCTCAAGGATTTTGATTTTACGGGTCATATATTTGATCGTGTTCATATAGATCATTATTCATGTAACTGGAAAACATTTATAGAAGTTTATCTGGAAGATTATCATGTCGAGCCTTTTCATCCCGGTTTGGGACATTTTGTTGATACCAATAAACTTGATTGGAAGTTTGGTGATTGGTACAGCGTTCAAGTTGTAGGAGTTAATCCTGAATTCGATCGAGCAGGCACGCCAGTATATGAGAAATGGCACAAGCAGGTATTACAGTACAATAATAATCAGACACCCCCTTATGGTGCCATTTGGTTACTTTATTATCCCAATGTGATGCTTGAATGGTATCCCCACACCCTCATCATTAGTACGATACTACCAACTGGAGTAGAAAGCTGCATGAATGTAATTGAGTTTTACTATCCAGAAGAGATTGCTTTGTTTGAGCGTGAATTCATTGAGGCAGAACAGGCAGCATACTTCGAAACTGCTTTAGAAGATGAAGAAATCTGTAGGTTGATGACAATGGGGCGTCGTGCACTTTATAAACAACATATTAATGAATGTGGTCCCTATCAAATGCCGATGGAAGCTGGGATGTTGCATTTTCATAATTTCCTGCAAAGAGAGATAGGCTCTTACTTATGCTAA
- a CDS encoding primosomal protein N' has translation MTIIRVALDIPIDSLFDYIAPDATQLDIGSYARVPFGKKFMIGIILAISDDAHVSHDKLKQADEILRNIPPIPPALIELFEFCSHYYHYPIGRVIMNGVPTRLRSIKPVPQRFITSFLFRLTETGYAIALSSTPGRSKTKHHLLTHLKEVGTITSKEAKQLSQRAPKLLQEFLAQGWVEKILEEPEFTPNINASPILQLTTEQITAINTIQAEIGLFNTWLLHGITGSGKTEVYLQITSMLLKQKRQVLILVPEINLTPRLEEIFRSRFPNTHLISLHSKLNPTERMNGWLQAQRGEASIVLGTRLAIFTPLPKLGLIIVDEEHDPSFKQQDGLRYSARDIAIFRAKQANAPILLGSATPSLESYYNTITGRYRRILLRARAVKNATLPIIHYVNTRSVQLKEGLSEQLLIALERTLTQKQQSMVFINRRGYAPVLLCKSCTWLATCSRCSSRLVVHLTQKNLRCHYCGYTEQLPPACPQCGDQDLMPFGHGTQRIEAALAKLFPHARILRVDRDNTRGKEAWQLILNAIHKQQVDILVGTQLLAKGHDFPNLSLVGVLNADTSLYSMDFRAEERLFAQLMQVAGRAGRAETAGEVLIQTEFPNHPLYLALQHHDYDAYAQILLREREITHFPPYSHQALLNAEAPHIAAAIEFLSMASKLVEPGKQIEIFDPVPAQMTRLKGLERAHLLVQSHSRKKLQLFLSEWYIKLCKIPHGKVRWALDVDPSEF, from the coding sequence ATGACTATAATCCGCGTCGCACTCGATATCCCTATTGATAGCCTATTCGACTATATTGCACCCGATGCAACACAGCTTGACATTGGTTCATATGCACGTGTTCCTTTTGGTAAAAAATTCATGATAGGCATTATCCTAGCCATATCTGATGATGCTCACGTTTCTCATGACAAACTCAAGCAAGCTGACGAGATTTTACGGAATATTCCCCCAATACCTCCAGCTCTCATAGAATTATTTGAATTCTGTAGTCACTATTACCATTACCCCATTGGAAGGGTAATCATGAATGGCGTACCCACGCGGTTACGCAGCATTAAACCTGTGCCACAACGATTTATCACGTCATTCCTCTTCCGTTTGACCGAAACAGGTTATGCTATAGCACTGTCTTCCACTCCTGGCCGGAGTAAAACTAAACATCACTTGCTTACTCATCTTAAAGAAGTAGGCACCATCACGAGTAAAGAAGCCAAGCAGCTCTCTCAACGTGCCCCGAAATTATTACAAGAATTTCTAGCTCAAGGATGGGTAGAGAAGATTTTAGAGGAGCCGGAATTCACACCAAACATAAACGCTTCTCCCATTTTGCAGCTCACAACCGAACAAATCACCGCAATCAATACCATCCAAGCTGAAATAGGCTTATTTAATACTTGGTTGCTTCATGGCATTACAGGTAGTGGCAAGACTGAAGTTTATCTCCAGATTACTTCAATGCTACTCAAACAAAAACGTCAAGTACTTATCCTGGTGCCCGAGATCAATTTGACCCCCAGACTAGAAGAAATTTTCCGGTCGCGCTTCCCCAACACGCATCTGATCAGCTTGCACAGCAAACTCAATCCTACCGAACGCATGAATGGCTGGCTACAGGCACAGCGGGGTGAAGCAAGCATCGTACTTGGAACACGCTTGGCCATTTTCACGCCACTACCTAAGCTGGGTCTGATTATCGTTGATGAGGAACATGATCCTTCATTTAAGCAACAAGATGGGTTACGCTATTCAGCGCGGGATATCGCCATTTTTCGTGCAAAACAAGCTAATGCACCCATCTTGTTAGGCTCTGCAACCCCTTCATTAGAAAGCTACTACAATACCATAACCGGCCGATACCGCAGGATACTATTACGTGCGCGTGCAGTGAAGAATGCTACCCTTCCAATCATACATTATGTCAATACCCGCTCCGTTCAGCTCAAAGAAGGATTATCTGAACAACTGCTTATTGCATTAGAAAGAACGCTAACTCAAAAGCAGCAAAGCATGGTTTTTATTAATCGCCGCGGTTATGCTCCTGTATTATTGTGCAAGTCTTGTACCTGGCTTGCGACCTGCTCTCGCTGCTCCAGTCGTCTGGTTGTACACCTGACTCAAAAAAATCTGCGCTGCCACTATTGTGGCTACACAGAACAACTTCCACCAGCCTGCCCACAATGTGGCGATCAAGATCTCATGCCATTTGGTCATGGTACACAACGAATTGAAGCTGCATTGGCAAAACTTTTCCCTCATGCCCGTATTCTTCGTGTCGATCGGGACAATACTCGAGGTAAGGAAGCTTGGCAACTCATATTAAATGCGATCCATAAACAACAAGTAGATATTCTGGTAGGCACCCAACTTCTAGCTAAAGGGCATGATTTTCCTAATTTGTCCTTAGTAGGTGTGCTTAATGCTGATACTTCACTCTATAGTATGGATTTTCGTGCTGAAGAACGATTATTCGCACAATTGATGCAAGTTGCCGGACGAGCAGGTCGCGCTGAAACAGCAGGAGAAGTTCTTATTCAGACTGAATTTCCCAATCATCCTTTGTATCTCGCTTTGCAACATCACGATTACGATGCTTATGCACAAATATTGTTAAGAGAAAGGGAAATCACTCATTTTCCTCCCTACTCGCATCAAGCACTGCTCAATGCAGAAGCGCCACATATTGCCGCCGCAATAGAGTTTCTCAGCATGGCAAGCAAACTGGTCGAGCCTGGGAAACAAATAGAAATATTCGATCCAGTTCCTGCACAAATGACACGGCTAAAAGGACTAGAACGTGCACATCTGCTGGTACAATCCCACTCCCGCAAAAAATTGCAGCTATTTCTCAGCGAGTGGTATATAAAACTCTGCAAAATTCCCCATGGTAAGGTACGATGGGCTTTGGATGTTGATCCATCAGAATTCTAA
- a CDS encoding exosortase system-associated protein, TIGR04073 family, which produces MKKLVTLLLSLTVLFFLVSQTAMAQSYTMYGEKMEKNYPTMAGEKLMNGLVNTATGWVELPKTVILTSQRDGAPYGLTVGLLTGLIHTVGRTVLGALDAVTFFIPTPPVVSPPYIWQDFHKETTYG; this is translated from the coding sequence ATGAAAAAACTCGTAACACTACTTTTATCACTCACTGTATTATTCTTTTTAGTCTCTCAAACAGCAATGGCACAAAGCTATACCATGTATGGTGAAAAAATGGAGAAGAATTACCCAACCATGGCAGGTGAAAAACTGATGAATGGGCTTGTTAATACAGCGACCGGTTGGGTGGAGCTTCCCAAAACAGTCATCTTGACTAGCCAACGCGATGGCGCGCCTTATGGTTTAACAGTCGGGTTGCTCACCGGCCTTATCCACACAGTTGGCCGTACAGTACTGGGTGCATTGGACGCTGTTACATTTTTCATTCCTACCCCTCCAGTTGTTTCCCCACCCTATATCTGGCAAGATTTCCATAAAGAAACCACTTATGGATAA
- a CDS encoding MFS transporter encodes MNPKKELPYFTEGVSRREVWSWAMFDFANSGYTTVVITAIFNAYFVAVVADNQDWGTFAWTASLAVSYILIILTAPALGAYADIYAMKKRLLLLTTIGCVLFTALLYFVGPGDLWLAILFIILTNFFFGSGENLIAAFLPELARSDALGKVSGWGWSLGYMGGLFTLGCSLAYVTWAQGKGQEADQFVPVTMLITALIFAIACIPTFLYLKERALPQLHQTSDHIIRGAFARLGNTLKHVHHYQDLVRFLVCLVFYQAGIQAVIALAAIYAQQAMGFNTTDTILLVLLVNITAAIGAFIFGNLQDKLGHVPTIALTLIGWIIMILLAWMAKSSAMFWLAANIAGLCLGASQSAARALVGVFSPSSRRAEFFGLWGLAVKLSSILGPITYGLVSWMSRGDHRLAMLITGGYFLIGLVILMRVDVQRGQQAALYDPEK; translated from the coding sequence ATGAATCCGAAGAAAGAACTACCATATTTTACTGAGGGTGTAAGTCGGCGCGAAGTTTGGTCCTGGGCAATGTTCGATTTTGCCAATTCAGGCTATACCACTGTCGTTATTACTGCCATTTTTAATGCCTACTTTGTAGCGGTCGTGGCTGATAATCAGGATTGGGGTACATTTGCATGGACAGCATCATTAGCAGTTTCTTATATCCTTATTATTCTAACTGCACCAGCGCTCGGTGCTTATGCAGATATTTACGCCATGAAGAAGCGCTTATTATTGCTGACAACTATCGGTTGTGTCTTATTTACTGCATTACTTTATTTTGTCGGACCGGGTGATTTGTGGTTAGCAATTCTCTTTATTATTCTCACCAACTTTTTCTTTGGGAGTGGTGAAAATTTGATAGCTGCTTTTTTGCCTGAGTTAGCACGAAGCGATGCGCTAGGGAAAGTATCTGGCTGGGGATGGAGTCTTGGTTATATGGGTGGTTTATTCACCTTGGGTTGCTCCCTTGCGTATGTGACATGGGCGCAAGGGAAAGGGCAAGAAGCCGATCAATTCGTGCCAGTGACCATGCTCATAACTGCACTCATTTTCGCTATTGCTTGTATTCCTACTTTTCTTTACTTGAAAGAACGAGCGCTGCCGCAGTTGCATCAAACGAGTGATCATATCATCCGGGGAGCTTTTGCACGATTGGGCAATACGCTCAAGCATGTACACCATTACCAAGATCTGGTGCGCTTTCTTGTCTGCCTTGTTTTTTATCAAGCGGGCATTCAAGCAGTGATTGCATTGGCAGCAATTTATGCCCAGCAAGCGATGGGATTTAACACTACAGACACGATCTTATTGGTCCTGCTAGTGAATATTACTGCTGCAATAGGGGCATTTATTTTTGGTAACTTGCAGGATAAATTAGGTCATGTTCCTACTATCGCACTTACGCTCATTGGTTGGATCATTATGATTTTATTGGCATGGATGGCTAAAAGCTCTGCCATGTTCTGGTTAGCCGCCAATATTGCTGGTTTGTGCTTAGGTGCATCTCAATCTGCCGCGCGGGCATTGGTTGGAGTATTCAGTCCTTCTTCTCGACGGGCCGAATTCTTTGGGCTATGGGGATTGGCGGTAAAGCTGTCCTCTATCCTGGGCCCGATCACTTATGGTCTGGTTAGCTGGATGTCACGTGGTGATCATCGTCTTGCTATGCTGATTACGGGTGGTTATTTTCTTATTGGTTTGGTGATTTTAATGCGGGTGGATGTGCAAAGGGGACAACAAGCGGCATTGTATGATCCTGAGAAATAA